A genomic region of Micromonospora sp. NBC_01796 contains the following coding sequences:
- a CDS encoding response regulator transcription factor produces the protein MRVLIVEDNVLLQEGLQLLLGTAGFEVTAAVATAEDFLTALDRQRPDIAIVDIRLPPTYRDEGLRAALAARTRHPGLPVLVLSQYVERAYATELLADGQGAIGYLLKDRVSRVDEFLDALRRVAAGGTAMDPHVVAQLVAGQQRSPLAGLSPREREVLARMAEGHSNPAIAGQLFVTERAISKHIGNIFTKLGLPPDESGHRRVIAVLTYLGHHPG, from the coding sequence GTGCGTGTCCTGATCGTCGAGGACAACGTCCTCCTCCAGGAGGGACTGCAACTGCTCCTGGGCACGGCCGGCTTCGAGGTGACCGCCGCCGTCGCCACCGCCGAGGACTTCCTCACCGCGCTCGACCGGCAGCGGCCGGACATCGCCATCGTGGACATCCGGCTCCCACCGACGTACCGGGACGAGGGGCTGCGTGCGGCGCTGGCCGCCCGTACCCGGCACCCCGGTCTGCCGGTGCTGGTGCTGTCGCAGTACGTCGAGCGGGCCTACGCCACCGAACTGCTCGCCGACGGTCAGGGCGCGATCGGGTACCTGTTGAAGGACCGGGTGTCCCGGGTCGACGAGTTCCTCGACGCGTTGCGCCGGGTCGCCGCCGGTGGCACCGCGATGGATCCGCACGTGGTGGCGCAGTTGGTCGCCGGCCAGCAGCGCAGTCCCCTGGCCGGGCTGAGTCCACGCGAGCGCGAGGTGCTGGCCCGGATGGCGGAGGGGCACAGCAACCCCGCCATCGCCGGGCAGCTCTTTGTCACCGAACGGGCGATCAGCAAGCACATCGGCAACATCTTCACCAAGCTCGGCCTGCCACCCGACGAGAGCGGCCACCGGCGGGTGATCGCGGTGCTCACGTACCTCGGGCATCACCCCGGCTGA
- a CDS encoding DUF2203 domain-containing protein: MFTLAQARYLIATLRPRIDELILLRADLAELRADLDGGGLSPLGGVPEVKALEARLHGILEELNEHEIQVKGFAPVLLDFVGEREGRQVLWCWLEGDDDIRWYHRADCGFQGRRRL, translated from the coding sequence GTGTTCACCCTCGCCCAGGCCAGATACCTGATCGCCACCCTGCGCCCCCGGATCGACGAGCTGATCCTGCTGCGCGCCGACCTGGCGGAGCTACGGGCCGATCTGGACGGCGGCGGGCTCAGTCCGCTCGGTGGCGTACCGGAGGTCAAGGCCCTGGAGGCCCGGCTGCACGGCATCCTGGAGGAGCTCAACGAGCACGAGATCCAGGTCAAGGGCTTCGCCCCGGTGCTGCTCGACTTCGTCGGGGAGCGGGAGGGCCGGCAGGTGCTCTGGTGCTGGCTGGAGGGTGACGACGACATCCGCTGGTACCACCGCGCCGACTGCGGCTTCCAGGGTCGTCGCCGGCTCTGA
- a CDS encoding sensor histidine kinase, translating to MRTAWAATRQVLTGGLTGLASIGVLVALAVATVLIPVGIGLPLLRPAARLARTLVGYEHRRATRYLHQEEDEEEAEPGPLDPRRLGWLGLHPIAGIPFAAGVLLLWLVAAGVVVVPALWWGVPGGRPLTFVVPITTWSHALLVPPLLTAGALAVLRWGVPVLALAQARLNRALLAPGPGQSLARRVAELSESRAGALDAHAAELRRIERDLHDGTQARLVAIAIQLGVAQSRRAADPALADQLVGRARSGVEDALTELRAVVRGIYPPILADRGLSGAVHALAAACPVPLTLRIAPLGRLPAAVESAAYFVIAEALTNVARHSGASGAELHLEHPGDRLVVRLAEDGVGGADERRGTGLAGIRQRVAALDGRTELSSPPGGPTVLRVELPCVS from the coding sequence GTGCGGACGGCGTGGGCGGCGACCCGGCAGGTGTTGACCGGCGGCCTGACCGGGCTCGCCTCGATCGGAGTGCTCGTCGCGCTGGCGGTGGCCACGGTGCTCATCCCGGTCGGCATCGGCCTGCCCCTGCTGCGCCCGGCCGCACGACTGGCCCGAACGCTGGTCGGGTACGAGCACCGCCGCGCCACCCGTTACCTGCACCAGGAGGAGGACGAGGAAGAGGCGGAACCCGGTCCGCTCGACCCGCGACGGCTCGGCTGGCTCGGGCTGCACCCGATTGCCGGGATCCCGTTCGCCGCCGGGGTGCTGCTGCTGTGGCTGGTCGCCGCGGGTGTGGTGGTCGTGCCGGCGCTCTGGTGGGGCGTACCGGGCGGTCGGCCGTTGACCTTCGTTGTCCCGATCACCACCTGGTCACACGCGCTGCTGGTGCCGCCCCTGCTCACGGCCGGGGCGCTGGCCGTACTGCGCTGGGGTGTGCCGGTGCTCGCGCTGGCCCAGGCCCGCCTCAACCGGGCACTGCTCGCACCGGGACCGGGTCAATCGCTCGCCCGCCGGGTGGCAGAGCTGTCCGAGAGCCGGGCCGGGGCCCTGGACGCGCACGCCGCCGAGCTGCGCCGGATCGAACGCGACCTGCATGACGGCACCCAGGCCCGGCTGGTGGCGATCGCGATCCAGCTCGGGGTCGCGCAGAGCCGCCGGGCGGCCGACCCGGCACTCGCGGACCAGCTCGTCGGCCGGGCCAGGTCGGGAGTGGAGGACGCTCTCACCGAGCTGCGCGCCGTGGTCCGGGGCATCTACCCGCCGATCCTCGCCGACCGGGGTCTGTCCGGAGCGGTGCACGCCCTCGCCGCGGCCTGTCCCGTGCCGCTGACCCTGCGGATCGCCCCGCTGGGCCGGCTGCCTGCGGCGGTGGAGAGCGCCGCCTACTTCGTCATCGCCGAGGCCCTGACCAACGTCGCCCGGCACAGCGGTGCCAGCGGGGCCGAACTGCACCTGGAACATCCCGGTGACCGGCTCGTCGTACGCCTCGCCGAGGACGGGGTCGGTGGTGCCGACGAGCGCCGGGGCACCGGTCTGGCCGGGATCCGGCAGCGGGTCGCGGCGCTCGACGGGCGTACCGAACTGTCCAGCCCGCCCGGCGGGCCGACGGTGCTGCGGGTGGAGTTGCCGTGCGTGTCCTGA
- a CDS encoding alpha/beta hydrolase, producing the protein MNRAGWKSASAILVAALTTGAGLSVINMAGAAVAGATASGAAVTGAVTGAASGPAVTGAASGAAVTGAAGSDRLAGYRHQRVDWGDCRQDVGDEAGGELDRAGARCAEITVPLDYTRPGGRAITIAMSRLAATDTANRIGVLLLNTGGPGAPGRTDVLPVRDWMGDVGARYDLIGMDPRFVGRSTPLDCGWPTGTWTRSAGPDRAGFDRVVKFERDLAERCARSQPDLLPYASTRNTARDMDLIRAVLGAPKLSYLGYSYGTYLGAVYAQLFPERAGRMVLDSAVDPQRYGPELLHDAGPANETALRDWARWTADRHSEYGLGITQRQVLATVDRISAAAARRPLVVGDYRVDASLVPFLLFNRLSDDRDETGDDLAETVRVLARAAAGLPAEPTPSLADTLEFALTGAESAYGSVQAAIICADRAGSRDPEHYWRGIREHRAAEPRFGAFVRSPGPCMSWPVLPREQPTRVDNNVPALIVAATGDTRTIYQHALAMHRALTGSRLLTLADARIHGVYGNYANACVDTTVNTYLRDGLLPPTNPTCPTQTP; encoded by the coding sequence ATGAACAGAGCAGGGTGGAAGAGCGCCTCGGCGATCCTCGTCGCCGCACTGACGACCGGTGCCGGCCTGTCGGTGATCAACATGGCCGGCGCTGCCGTCGCCGGTGCCACTGCCAGCGGTGCTGCTGTCACCGGCGCTGTCACCGGCGCCGCCAGCGGTCCTGCTGTCACCGGCGCTGCCAGCGGTGCTGCTGTCACCGGCGCTGCCGGGAGCGACAGGCTGGCCGGGTACCGGCATCAGCGGGTCGACTGGGGGGACTGCCGGCAGGACGTGGGCGACGAGGCGGGCGGGGAACTGGACCGGGCCGGGGCGAGGTGTGCCGAGATCACCGTGCCGCTGGACTACACCCGGCCGGGCGGTCGGGCGATCACCATCGCGATGTCCCGGCTGGCGGCGACCGACACCGCGAACCGGATCGGCGTACTGCTGCTCAACACCGGTGGTCCCGGTGCACCCGGCCGGACCGACGTGCTCCCGGTACGCGACTGGATGGGTGACGTCGGGGCGCGGTACGACCTGATCGGCATGGACCCACGGTTCGTCGGCCGCAGCACCCCGTTGGACTGTGGCTGGCCGACCGGTACCTGGACCCGTTCGGCCGGACCTGACCGGGCCGGCTTCGACCGGGTGGTGAAGTTCGAACGGGACCTGGCCGAACGGTGTGCCCGCAGCCAGCCCGACCTGCTGCCGTACGCCTCGACCCGGAACACCGCCCGTGACATGGACCTGATCCGGGCGGTGCTGGGTGCCCCGAAGCTGTCCTACCTCGGCTACTCGTACGGCACCTACCTGGGTGCGGTCTACGCCCAGTTGTTCCCGGAGCGGGCGGGCAGGATGGTGCTGGACAGCGCGGTCGACCCGCAGCGGTACGGTCCCGAGCTGCTGCATGACGCCGGCCCGGCCAACGAGACGGCGCTGCGCGACTGGGCCCGGTGGACCGCCGACCGCCATTCCGAGTACGGACTGGGCATCACGCAACGGCAGGTGCTCGCCACCGTGGACCGGATCTCGGCAGCCGCCGCGCGCCGGCCGCTGGTGGTGGGCGACTACCGGGTGGACGCGTCCCTGGTGCCGTTCCTGCTGTTCAACCGGCTCTCAGACGACCGCGACGAGACCGGTGACGACCTCGCCGAGACCGTACGTGTGCTGGCTCGGGCGGCGGCCGGTCTGCCGGCCGAGCCGACCCCGTCGCTCGCCGACACCCTCGAATTCGCGTTGACCGGCGCGGAGTCGGCGTACGGCAGCGTGCAGGCGGCGATCATCTGTGCCGACCGGGCCGGTTCCCGCGACCCGGAGCACTACTGGCGTGGGATCCGGGAGCACCGGGCAGCCGAGCCCCGGTTCGGGGCGTTCGTCCGGAGCCCGGGCCCGTGCATGTCCTGGCCGGTGCTGCCCCGCGAGCAGCCGACCAGGGTGGACAACAACGTGCCGGCGCTGATCGTGGCCGCCACCGGGGACACCCGGACCATCTACCAGCACGCGCTGGCGATGCACCGGGCGCTGACCGGCTCCCGCCTGCTCACCCTGGCCGACGCCCGCATCCACGGCGTCTACGGCAACTACGCCAACGCCTGCGTCGACACCACCGTGAACACCTACCTACGCGACGGCCTGCTGCCGCCCACCAACCCAACCTGCCCCACCCAAACCCCCTAA
- a CDS encoding 6-phosphofructokinase, whose protein sequence is MRIGVLTGGGDCPGLNAVIRAVVRKGVATYGHEFVGFRDGWRGPLEGLTKQLGIDEVRGILPRGGTILGSSRTNPFKIENGVERIKDNLAAQGVDALVAIGGEDTLGVATKLTELGVHVVGVPKTIDNDLNATDYTFGFDTAVNIAMEAIDRLHTTAESHHRTLVVEVMGRHAGWIALHAGLAGGANVILLPERQFDVEQVATYVEKRFQKQYAPIVVVAEGAQPLDGQMVLHNQELDSFGHVRLGGIGQWLAGEIEAKTGKEARTVVLGHIQRGGTPTAFDRVLATRLGLHAIDAVNEGDWGKMVAMQGTDIVRVPLAEATRELKTVPIERYEEAEVFFGS, encoded by the coding sequence ATGCGTATCGGCGTGCTCACCGGCGGCGGTGACTGTCCGGGTCTGAACGCGGTGATCCGAGCGGTCGTGCGTAAGGGTGTCGCTACCTACGGTCACGAGTTCGTGGGCTTCCGCGACGGCTGGCGCGGTCCGCTGGAGGGGCTGACCAAGCAGCTCGGCATCGACGAGGTACGGGGGATCCTGCCGCGCGGCGGGACCATCCTCGGCTCGTCCCGGACCAACCCGTTCAAGATCGAAAACGGGGTCGAGCGGATCAAGGACAACCTTGCCGCGCAGGGCGTCGACGCGCTGGTCGCGATCGGCGGCGAGGACACCCTCGGCGTCGCGACCAAGCTGACCGAACTCGGCGTCCACGTGGTCGGCGTACCGAAGACGATCGACAACGACCTCAACGCGACCGACTACACGTTCGGCTTCGACACCGCGGTCAACATCGCGATGGAGGCGATCGACCGGCTGCACACCACCGCCGAGAGCCACCACCGCACCCTCGTGGTCGAGGTCATGGGCCGGCACGCCGGCTGGATCGCGCTGCACGCCGGCCTCGCCGGTGGCGCCAACGTGATCCTCCTGCCGGAGCGGCAGTTCGACGTGGAGCAGGTGGCCACCTACGTCGAGAAGCGGTTCCAGAAGCAGTACGCCCCGATCGTGGTCGTCGCCGAGGGCGCACAGCCGCTGGACGGGCAGATGGTCCTGCACAACCAGGAGCTGGACTCCTTCGGGCACGTTCGGCTCGGCGGCATCGGGCAGTGGCTGGCCGGCGAGATCGAGGCCAAGACCGGCAAGGAGGCCCGCACGGTCGTGCTCGGGCACATCCAGCGCGGTGGCACCCCGACCGCGTTCGACCGGGTGCTCGCCACCCGGCTCGGCCTGCACGCGATCGACGCCGTGAACGAGGGCGACTGGGGCAAGATGGTCGCCATGCAGGGCACCGACATCGTCCGGGTGCCGCTGGCGGAGGCGACCCGCGAGCTGAAGACCGTGCCGATCGAGCGCTACGAAGAGGCCGAGGTCTTCTTCGGAAGCTGA
- a CDS encoding alpha/beta fold hydrolase, translating to MVAVGEWRTVSRDGVRLACLDRSGPQPPVLFLHGLAGHAGEWDASAAALDGTHRVLALDQRGHGRSERRPAQVTRSAYVADVAAVVGALRAAPVVLVGHSLGGHTAMLTAARYPRLVRALVVVDAWPGGDRADPRRIGEWLANWPVPFPSYADAVRFFGGGDRGRAWADGLTEEVDGWRPRFVPELMVESVREASTTPFWADWSAVRCPTLLVRAGRGVVGADQAQRMLDRLPGSELVELPDAGHDLHLERPREWQRILRDFLTRLPHPAAPVPRPG from the coding sequence ATGGTGGCGGTCGGCGAGTGGCGCACGGTGAGCCGGGACGGCGTACGACTGGCCTGCCTCGACCGGTCCGGCCCGCAACCGCCGGTGCTGTTCCTGCACGGGCTGGCCGGTCACGCGGGGGAGTGGGACGCGAGCGCCGCCGCCCTCGACGGCACCCACCGGGTGCTCGCCCTGGACCAGCGCGGACACGGCCGCAGCGAACGCCGCCCCGCGCAGGTGACCCGTTCGGCGTACGTCGCCGACGTCGCCGCCGTGGTCGGCGCCCTCCGGGCCGCCCCGGTGGTGCTGGTCGGACACTCCCTCGGCGGGCACACCGCGATGCTCACCGCGGCCCGCTACCCGCGCCTGGTCCGGGCCCTGGTGGTGGTCGACGCCTGGCCGGGCGGTGACCGGGCGGACCCGAGGAGGATCGGCGAGTGGCTGGCCAACTGGCCGGTCCCGTTCCCGTCGTACGCGGACGCGGTGCGTTTCTTCGGTGGCGGCGACCGGGGTCGGGCCTGGGCGGACGGGCTGACCGAGGAGGTCGACGGCTGGCGGCCCCGGTTCGTGCCGGAGCTGATGGTCGAGTCGGTACGCGAGGCGTCGACCACGCCGTTCTGGGCCGACTGGTCGGCGGTCCGCTGCCCCACCCTGCTGGTTCGGGCCGGTCGGGGTGTGGTCGGGGCGGACCAGGCCCAGCGGATGCTGGACCGGCTGCCCGGCAGCGAGCTGGTCGAACTGCCGGACGCCGGCCACGACCTGCACCTGGAACGCCCGCGCGAGTGGCAACGGATCCTGCGCGACTTCCTGACCCGGCTGCCCCACCCGGCGGCGCCGGTGCCTAGGCCCGGGTGA
- the proC gene encoding pyrroline-5-carboxylate reductase, with the protein MAPGAHTVAVIGTGKIGELMLSGLLRAGWPAGRLLATTRRQTRAEELATRYGIRVVDNLTAVAEADVLAISVKPQDAGTLLDEVGPKVPADKLVISLCAGLPTSFFGRRLPEGTPVVRVMTNTPALVDQAMTAISAGPYATGAHLSLAEEMFTPLGSTIRVPESQQDAVTALSGSGPAYFYLLVEAMIDAGILLGLPRQVAHELIVQTAIGSAVMLRDSGEHPVKLREAVTSPAGTTISAIRELEKHGVRAALLAALEAARDRAREIAAQSD; encoded by the coding sequence ATGGCACCGGGTGCGCACACGGTGGCCGTGATCGGCACCGGGAAGATCGGTGAGTTGATGCTCTCCGGCCTGCTCCGGGCCGGTTGGCCGGCGGGCCGGCTGCTGGCCACCACCCGGCGGCAGACCCGGGCCGAGGAACTCGCCACCCGGTACGGCATCCGGGTGGTGGACAACCTGACCGCCGTCGCCGAGGCCGACGTGCTCGCCATCTCGGTGAAGCCGCAGGACGCGGGCACGCTCCTGGACGAGGTCGGCCCGAAGGTGCCGGCCGACAAGCTGGTGATCTCGCTCTGCGCGGGCCTGCCGACGAGCTTCTTCGGTCGGCGGCTCCCGGAGGGGACCCCGGTGGTCCGGGTCATGACGAACACCCCGGCCCTGGTCGACCAGGCGATGACGGCGATCTCCGCCGGTCCGTACGCGACCGGGGCGCACCTGAGCCTGGCCGAGGAGATGTTCACCCCGCTGGGCTCGACCATCCGGGTGCCCGAGTCGCAGCAGGACGCCGTCACCGCGCTCTCCGGCTCCGGACCGGCCTACTTCTACCTGCTGGTCGAGGCGATGATCGACGCCGGCATCCTGCTCGGGCTGCCCCGGCAGGTCGCCCACGAACTGATCGTGCAGACCGCGATCGGCTCGGCGGTCATGCTCCGGGACTCCGGTGAACATCCGGTGAAGCTTCGGGAGGCGGTCACCTCGCCGGCCGGCACCACCATCTCCGCGATCCGCGAGTTGGAGAAGCACGGCGTACGCGCCGCTCTGCTCGCCGCGCTGGAGGCGGCCCGGGACCGGGCTCGGGAGATCGCCGCGCAGAGCGACTAG
- a CDS encoding class F sortase yields the protein MNTAPPTRAAGIRRHRGRWPHLGVRTTTGRRVPSASGALGDPDGLGPAGVGGALGDPDGPGPAGGLPRRTGLALFGLGVLVLALITGTGLGLAGTGPVTTAVVWRAGCTTDCPPTDAQPPFGPQPSIGARPAQPEPSTPPAGPPSRVRIPRIGVDSSLEVLGLDRSGQLAAPADFARAGWFGAGTAPGDTGPAVIAGHVDSTTGPAVFYRLYELRPGDRIEVLGGERRIPFVVVATSRYKKDEFPTAEVYGPTPGPELRLITCAGTFDRDTRHYRDNLVVYAVAAP from the coding sequence GTGAACACCGCGCCGCCCACGCGTGCCGCCGGGATCAGGCGGCACCGTGGGCGGTGGCCCCACCTCGGGGTACGGACGACAACCGGGCGCCGGGTGCCCTCGGCGAGCGGTGCCCTGGGCGACCCGGACGGGCTCGGACCGGCCGGCGTGGGTGGGGCCCTCGGCGACCCGGACGGGCCCGGACCGGCCGGCGGCCTGCCCCGGCGGACCGGGCTGGCGCTGTTCGGACTCGGTGTCCTGGTGCTCGCCCTGATCACCGGCACCGGGCTGGGCCTGGCCGGTACGGGTCCCGTGACCACGGCCGTGGTGTGGCGGGCGGGCTGCACCACCGACTGCCCGCCCACCGACGCGCAACCGCCCTTCGGCCCGCAACCGTCCATCGGCGCCCGACCGGCGCAACCGGAACCGTCCACCCCACCCGCCGGCCCACCGAGCCGGGTACGGATCCCCCGCATCGGCGTGGACTCGTCCCTTGAGGTGCTCGGCCTGGACCGGTCCGGGCAACTGGCCGCGCCGGCCGACTTCGCCCGGGCCGGCTGGTTCGGCGCCGGTACGGCACCGGGCGACACCGGCCCGGCGGTGATCGCCGGACACGTCGACTCGACCACCGGCCCCGCGGTCTTCTACCGCCTGTACGAGCTGCGCCCGGGCGACCGGATCGAGGTGCTCGGCGGTGAACGTCGGATCCCGTTCGTGGTGGTGGCCACCAGCCGGTACAAGAAGGACGAGTTCCCCACCGCCGAGGTGTACGGCCCCACCCCCGGCCCGGAACTGCGGCTGATCACCTGCGCCGGCACCTTCGACCGCGACACCCGCCACTACCGCGACAACCTGGTCGTCTACGCCGTCGCCGCCCCGTAG
- a CDS encoding glutathione peroxidase, translated as MTIFDINLAALGGGPARLDQYRGKAVLVVNVASKCGSTPQYAGLQALQDSYGERGLVVLGVPSNQFAGQEPGTAEEIAEFCSTNYGVTFPLTEKIEVNGPGRHPLYAELVDSPDADGYTGDIRWNFEKFLVAPDGTVAARFPTKTDPQSPDLTTAIEQALPH; from the coding sequence ATGACGATCTTCGACATCAACCTGGCGGCGCTCGGCGGCGGTCCGGCCCGGTTGGATCAGTACCGCGGCAAGGCTGTCCTCGTGGTCAATGTCGCCTCCAAGTGCGGCAGCACCCCGCAGTACGCCGGTCTCCAGGCGCTCCAGGACAGCTACGGCGAGCGCGGGTTGGTGGTGCTCGGCGTACCGAGCAACCAGTTCGCCGGCCAGGAACCCGGCACCGCCGAGGAGATCGCCGAGTTCTGCTCGACCAATTACGGGGTGACGTTCCCGCTGACGGAGAAGATCGAGGTGAACGGCCCCGGCCGGCACCCGCTCTACGCCGAACTGGTCGACTCCCCCGACGCGGACGGTTACACCGGCGACATCCGGTGGAACTTCGAGAAGTTCCTGGTCGCCCCGGACGGCACGGTAGCCGCCCGCTTCCCCACCAAAACCGACCCCCAGTCCCCCGACCTGACCACCGCCATCGAACAGGCCCTCCCCCACTAA
- a CDS encoding serine hydrolase domain-containing protein, translating into MNGSASAVPPRPSPRPWCSNSSPRAGIDLDTPVERYLPGLVRGNGYDGRRITVRDLLRHTGGLPDHVDALDWDRVESWRLRRFEPAELLALALAQPPPPAGWNYSTTNYLLAGLIVGRVTGRDIGAEITRRVIVPLGLRDTYWPGDSVRIRGPHPRGYAPVEVDGTVRKVDRTDFHMSFGGAGGALVSTLADQHRFFTALLGGRLLPPAQLAEMRQTVPADPDRLWPGARYGLGLISTPLDGCGGGTYWGHGGTTPGFRTLGATTVDGRSVQLVVNDEPMSYEGWAALHATVRTALCEAR; encoded by the coding sequence ATGAACGGATCCGCATCGGCAGTACCACCAAGACCTTCACCGCGACCGTGGTGCTCCAACTCGTCGCCGAGGGCCGGGATCGACCTCGACACTCCGGTCGAGCGGTACCTGCCCGGACTGGTCCGGGGCAACGGCTACGACGGCCGGCGGATCACCGTCCGGGACCTGCTCCGGCACACCGGCGGCCTGCCCGACCACGTGGACGCGCTGGACTGGGACCGGGTGGAGAGCTGGCGGCTGCGGCGTTTCGAGCCGGCGGAACTCCTGGCCCTCGCCCTGGCCCAGCCGCCACCGCCGGCCGGGTGGAACTACTCGACCACCAACTACCTGCTGGCGGGGCTGATCGTGGGGCGGGTCACCGGTCGGGACATCGGTGCGGAGATCACCCGGAGGGTCATCGTCCCGCTCGGCCTGCGGGACACGTACTGGCCGGGGGACTCGGTGCGGATCCGGGGGCCGCATCCGCGCGGCTACGCGCCGGTCGAGGTGGACGGCACCGTACGGAAGGTGGACCGGACCGACTTCCACATGTCCTTCGGCGGTGCCGGTGGGGCGTTGGTGTCCACCCTGGCCGACCAGCACCGGTTCTTCACGGCGCTGCTCGGTGGCCGGCTGCTGCCGCCCGCCCAACTAGCCGAGATGCGGCAGACCGTACCGGCCGATCCCGACCGGCTGTGGCCGGGCGCCCGGTACGGCCTCGGCCTGATCTCGACCCCGCTGGACGGCTGCGGCGGGGGCACCTACTGGGGCCACGGCGGGACGACGCCGGGTTTTCGGACGCTCGGTGCAACCACCGTCGACGGGCGGTCCGTGCAACTCGTCGTCAACGACGAACCCATGTCGTACGAGGGCTGGGCGGCCCTGCACGCCACCGTCCGTACCGCCCTCTGCGAAGCCCGATGA
- a CDS encoding alpha/beta fold hydrolase, whose translation MSLVAESYGTGLPMLCLPGFSLAGSAMVAALEPAVAASAGLRRIYLDLPGTGRSPGGPENSDGVLDAVADFVDAEIGTAPFLVAGWSYGGYLAAGLARRRPDQVAGLLLICHGTRILPADRDVPVAPVVSEQADWLVDVPPDLRTHLSVALGNRTREAAERVAMVLAASGPGDEEYLERLRNTGYQLSDETSTRVFLGPTSLIAGRQDYIAGYADQFRALASYPAASYALLTDAGHYLPFEQPEAFRGLTLDWLARCTAVLGGPPLDHPAG comes from the coding sequence ATGAGCCTGGTGGCGGAAAGCTACGGAACCGGTCTGCCGATGCTGTGCCTGCCCGGTTTCAGCCTGGCCGGGTCGGCGATGGTGGCCGCACTGGAACCGGCCGTGGCCGCCAGTGCCGGGCTGCGCCGGATCTACCTCGACCTGCCCGGCACCGGCCGGTCCCCGGGTGGCCCGGAGAACTCCGACGGTGTGCTCGACGCGGTCGCCGACTTCGTCGACGCGGAGATCGGCACCGCCCCGTTCCTGGTCGCGGGCTGGTCCTACGGCGGCTACCTCGCCGCCGGGCTGGCCCGGCGCCGGCCGGACCAGGTCGCCGGGCTGCTGCTGATCTGCCACGGCACCAGGATCCTGCCGGCCGACCGGGACGTCCCGGTGGCTCCGGTGGTGAGCGAGCAGGCCGACTGGCTGGTCGACGTGCCCCCGGACCTGCGCACCCACCTGTCGGTGGCATTGGGCAACCGGACCAGGGAGGCGGCCGAACGGGTGGCGATGGTCCTGGCCGCGTCGGGGCCGGGCGACGAGGAGTACCTGGAGCGGCTGCGCAACACCGGTTACCAGCTCTCCGACGAGACCTCCACGCGGGTCTTCCTCGGACCGACCAGCCTGATCGCCGGCCGCCAGGACTACATCGCCGGGTACGCCGACCAGTTCCGTGCCCTGGCCAGCTACCCGGCGGCAAGTTACGCCCTGCTCACCGACGCCGGGCACTACCTGCCGTTCGAGCAGCCGGAGGCGTTCCGCGGGCTGACCCTGGACTGGCTGGCCCGGTGCACGGCGGTGCTCGGCGGGCCACCGCTGGACCACCCCGCCGGCTGA
- a CDS encoding DUF4397 domain-containing protein, producing the protein MRSSRPPARTLRRILAIASATLLGAGLSTVAAQPAGAAGVGYVRLAHLSPDTPAVDVYLGTATGSDEPRVFPAVGYGVVSGYLTLPVGRYAVAMRQAGAPADTKPVLTAEVAVTAGDAYTVAGVGRYADLGLRVLDDDISAPARGRAKVRVVQASVRAPVIDVAAADGPTIADAVQFATTTPYSQVEPGSWKLRLNSAGGTPTTADVRLAAGTVYSLLVLDAEQGGLTTELRVDARGGEVVPAGGVDTGAGGARDVIGAQDVIGLEASEASDDPGRTYPLIAAVAAGALLVVLAAATVLLLRRRARRTW; encoded by the coding sequence ATGCGTTCGTCCCGACCGCCCGCCCGTACGCTCCGACGGATCCTGGCGATCGCCTCGGCGACCCTGCTCGGAGCGGGTCTGAGCACGGTCGCGGCCCAGCCGGCCGGCGCCGCCGGGGTCGGTTACGTCCGGCTCGCCCACCTGTCCCCGGACACCCCGGCCGTCGACGTCTACCTGGGCACGGCCACCGGCTCGGACGAGCCACGAGTCTTCCCCGCGGTCGGCTACGGGGTCGTCTCGGGTTACCTGACCCTGCCGGTCGGCCGGTACGCAGTCGCGATGCGCCAGGCCGGTGCCCCTGCGGACACCAAACCGGTGCTGACCGCCGAGGTGGCGGTGACCGCCGGGGACGCGTACACGGTCGCCGGGGTGGGTCGCTACGCCGACCTGGGGCTGCGGGTCCTCGACGACGACATCAGCGCACCGGCCAGGGGGCGGGCCAAGGTACGCGTGGTGCAGGCCTCCGTACGGGCACCCGTGATCGACGTCGCCGCGGCGGACGGGCCCACCATCGCCGACGCCGTGCAGTTCGCCACCACCACCCCCTACTCCCAGGTCGAGCCGGGCTCGTGGAAGTTGCGACTGAACAGCGCCGGCGGGACCCCGACCACGGCCGACGTACGGCTCGCCGCCGGCACGGTCTACTCGCTCCTGGTGCTCGACGCCGAGCAGGGCGGGCTCACCACCGAGTTGCGGGTCGACGCCCGGGGCGGCGAGGTGGTGCCAGCCGGCGGGGTGGACACCGGCGCGGGCGGCGCCCGGGACGTCATCGGCGCCCAGGACGTGATCGGGCTCGAAGCGTCGGAGGCGAGCGACGACCCCGGCCGGACCTACCCGCTGATCGCCGCCGTCGCGGCCGGTGCCCTGCTGGTCGTGCTCGCGGCGGCAACCGTGCTGCTGCTCCGGCGCCGCGCGCGGCGTACCTGGTGA